The Megasphaera elsdenii DSM 20460 genome includes the window GGGTTATTTTTCTTGTTTTTGTTCGTCCGGTAGTTACGCTGTTTGCATTCTGTGCATGCCAAAGTGATAGCTGTACGCATTCCTTACACCTCTCTTAAAAATAGTCACAAGCCTAGTGTTACGTAAGACTGCCTTTATAATGTATCACAACAGTCCCCTCTAAGTCAAGGAATTTTTTCTGTAACTTAAAAAAGCCAGGCGTTGGTAAACGCCTAACTTCAGCTATTCTAACATGTGACGACTGTTCTGTCAAGAGAGTTTCCATAATTCCATAGCGGGCCGCCCGCCGGGACGGCCCCTACGCACAAGGCCGCTGGCCGTGTATTTTTTTGTGACTTGTGGCCTGCGTCTATCGCGGCGCAGCCGCATCTGAATCGTACAACGCCGCCAGGGCGTCCTGGTATGGCCCCAAGATGCGTCCTACCTGTGCTTCTATGGCGTCCTGGCTGCCGTGGCGGTCACGGAGCATGGCCAGCCAGATATCTTCATCGACGAAGAGGTACTGCTCGTATGCGGCGGCGATGAGCTCTTTGGCAGACCCCATGGCGGCCAGGCGTCCATCCCGCTTCAAGGCTTCGCGAAAGGCCATCAGGCCCAGATCGAAGGCCTCCTGAAAGAGGTGGACGATGCCGTGACAAATGAAGGGATTCGTCAAATCCGCCTCTTCTGCCTGCTGCAAAAGCTGTATATGTTCCTGAAAATCACGCTGCCAATCCATAAATACCTCCCAAACATCAAACATCAAACATCAAACATCAAACATCAAACATCAAACATCAAACATCAAACATCAAACATCAAACCTATTATAATGGATTTCCGGCAAAAAAAGAAGCGGCCCTGCTGTCAGGAGGAGACAGGGCCGCTTCCGCGATAAATGGCTTGGGAATTTAGCCAGAGATTTTCTGTTGTGCCAGATAGGTTTCTTCCAGGACCTCCTTACCGGCAATGCCCGGTTGGGTCATTTCCTGCGGCGACAAGATGATGTCTATCTGTTCTTTTGTCAGATAGCCGTGTTCGAGGATGATTTCCCGGATGGGACGGCCTGTGGCATAGGCTTCCTTGGCCAGCATAGACGACCGTTCATAGCCGATGTGCGGCAAGAGGGCCGTGACGATGCCGACGCTGTGGTCGACCCAGGACTGGCAGGCTTCTTTATTGGCCTTAACGCCTTTAAGCAGGTATTTGACAAAGGCATGGACAGCATTGGTCAAATACTGCATGGAGTGGAAGAGATTGAAAGCCATGACCGGTTCCATGACATTCAGCTCGAACTGGCCGTTTTCGACGCCCAGGCTGATAGCCATGTCGTTGCCGATGATCTGGTAACACGTCTGGTCGAGGACTTCTGCCATGACCGGATTGACTTTGCCCGGCATGATGGAAGAACCAGGCTGACGAGCCGGCAGTTTCAATTCGTTGAGGCCGCAGCGTGGACCGGAAGCCATGAGGCGGAAATCGTTGGCCATCTTGATGAGCATAAGGGCCGTAGCTTTCATGTTGCCCGATACTTCAGCAAAGATGTCCGTATTATTGGTCATGTCGATGAGGTTGCGGGCTGTGACATAGATATCACCGGTCAGCATGGAAAGTTTCGCAGCAACGGCTTTGATATAGGCCGGTTCGGCATTGAGGCCCGTGCCGACAGCCGTGCCGCCCATGTTGATGACATGGACGCCTTCGAGGGACCGGGAAATACGTTTGCGGCCGCGGGCGACAGCCGAAGCATAAGCGCCCATTTCCTGGCCAAGCGTGATGGGAACGGCATCCTGCAAGTGGGTACGGCCCATCTTGATGACGTCTTTAAATTCGTCGGCTTTGACGTCCAGTTCTGTTTCCAGTTCTTTCAGCGCAGCCGTCAATTTCTTGCCTTTCATGCTCAGGCAGACTTTGATGCTCGTCGGGAAGACGTCGTTCGTCGACTGGGCCATGTTGGCGTGGTTGTTCGGCGAGATAAGGTCGTAACGGCCTTTTTCTTTGCCCATGATTTCCAAAGCCCGGTTGCACAATACTTCGTTCATGTTCATATTTACCGAAGTACCGGCACCCCCTTGGATCGGATCAACAGGGAACTGGTCCAGCCACTGACCGTCGATGATTTCACTGGCTGCCTGTACCAGGGCATTGCCGATTTTCTTGTCGAGCCGTCCCGTTTCCATGTTGGCGAGAGCAGCTGCTTTTTTGACAATGGCCATGGCCTGGATGAAGTCCGGATCCAGATGTTCCCCTGTAATATGGAAGTTTTCCATAGCTCGCATGGTCTGTACGCCATAATAAACATTATCCGATACATTCATTTCACCTAAAAAGTCATGTTCTGTTCTCATAATATCCTCCCCAATAACCCATTGATGCATTAAATATTTTGTATACAGTATTCAAGTAATAATTACAACGTTTCTGTTGCAATTAAATTCATACCCCTCCGGCGTCCCCACGCCGGTACATACAGAAAAGGCGCTGTTGAAATTGCTTCAACAGCGCCTTTGCCGTACGTACTATGAATTTACCTATATCATAGTGCATGTACCTGTACTTGTCAATATTTATTCCGTAACTTTATGTTTTATTTAGATTGATTACGGCTTATGCTTCTTCGATAGCGCCAGCCGGGCAGGAGTTCATGGCTTCCTGAGCAGCGTCATTGTTAGCTTCCGTCGATTCAGCGTAGGCTTCTGCCATACCCGTATCATCGTTCATGCGGAATACTTCTGGACACGTATTAACACACAGACCACAAGCAATGCACGTATCGTTTACTTTATATTTCATAATGAGTCACTCCTTTGACCGGACCTTCTATCCGGAAAACTTAGTCCAGTAAGTCATTCCTTACTGTGCCTATAGTATACCTCGGTTTCGGCCAAATGGCTGTTGTATTTACAACACTTTAGCGATAAGATGCCTGATAAATAGCGACACAGTCGTCTTCGCTCATAGGCATGCGGTCGGCCATGAATAATCCCGCCATAGCCGTCTTGGCATTATGGGCCATTTTATGGAATTCGTCGGGACTGATGCCGTAATCGGACATCTTGAGATTGGCGACGCCGCATTTTTCCTGTAATTCCTTCAGGGCATCGAGGAAGTCTTCCGGTTTTGCCGCATCAGGACGGCCCATATGGCGGGCCAGGATAATGAAGCGGTCGTCACAGACGTGGATGTCGATCATGTGCGAGAAATAAGCCAGGCTGATCATGATGAGGCCGGCACCGTGGGGCAGGGCCTGGTGATAGGCGCTGAGGGCGTGTTCCAGTGAGTGCTCACTCATATTGGAGCTGAGGCACATTTCCAGACCGCCGAGATAGTTACCGAAAGCGACGCGCTCCCGGGCCTTCATGTCGATGCCGTTCTGGACAGCCGTCGGCAAATAGGCGCTGATCTGGGAGATGGCTTCCAAGGCGACCATTTCACTCATCAGATTGGCTTTATTGGCCAGATAGCCCTCGATGTTGTGGAACAGGGCGTCGAACCCCTGATAAGCCGTGAATTTCGGCGGCACCGTCGCCATCAGTTCCGGGTCGATGATAGCCAGGACCGGAAACAGGGACGGGCCTTTGACAGGTGTCTTTTCATTCGTATCTTCATTGGTGATGACGCCGCCGGCATCGGTTTCCGAACCAGTCCCGGCCGTCGTCGTAATGGCTACGATAGGCAGAGGTTTTATGGCAATGGGCTTGCCCTTGCCCGTGCCCTGCGTGATGTAATCCCACAAATCACCGTCATTGGTCGCTACGACGGCAATCCCTTTGGCCGCATCGATACAGCTGCCGCCGCCTAAGGCCACGATGAAGTCACACTGATGTTCCCGAGCCATAGCACCGCCGCGCATGACCGTCGACTTTAAGGGATTGGCTTCGACCTGGTCAAAAAGGACCGTTTCGACGCCGGCTGTATGCAGTTCTTTTTCTGTCCGGTCCAGGTAGCCGTTGACCTTAGTCGATTTCCCATTGGAAATGACCAGCAAAGCTTTCTTGCCGGGAAAATCCTGTTCATGTAAATGGTTGAGCTGACCAGCACCAAATAACGCTTTCGTAGGGACAAACATCTGAAAAGACACGATGACACCACTCCTTGTCTGATACGAAAACAAGGCTGTGCAGAGAGAAAGAAATCCCTCTTGCGACAGCCCTGTCGGAAATATAAAATTTAATTTATGTGCTGATTATACTACAATATTTCATTATTATCAATCGTTTATTTTATTTTTTAATTATTTTTTCGGATGAAGCGAAATATCCGTTGCGGCATAGCCCGCATTGACGACCGCTTTCAAAAGGTCTTCGTCTTTGACGGAATCGTCGACGATGACTTCGGCTTCACCTCTCATCAGATTGACTTTCGCTTTCTTGACCCCTGGCACAGCTTCCAATGCCTGCGTCGCATGGTTGACACAGTTCTGACAAACCATACCGGAAATAGAAACGTATTTTTTTGTCCCCGAAACATCATCATGATGGAAAAGATTGCTGAAAAACCCCATAAGTCATATCTCCCCTCTCTATTTCATTAAAATAAAAATAGTAATTCTCATCATCATTATTATAAGGTCTCTTAAAATGGATTTCAAGTGGGATACTGTATACATGATTCCATATTTATGAATTATATTGACTATGATGTATGCATCATAGTACACTATAGTTGACGAAAAGTTTATTAAATTAAACTCTTTTGTTAATTTTATTAAAATTAAGGAAGTGATTATATGTCGTTTTTCCACACCAAATCCGTTGCCCAGCTCCATGCCGATTCTGAAAATTCAAACCTCAACAAAGATTTAGGCGTCATGGACCTGACATTTCTTGGCGTTGGCGGCATCATCGGTGCCGGCATTTTCGTCTTGACAGGTATTGCAGCTGCCAAATACGCCGGTCCGGCTATTTCTATTTCTTTTGCCCTGGCAGGTCTCCTCTGTATCCTCGTCGGTCTCGCTTACAGTGAATTCGCCTCCATGATTCCTTCATCAGGCAGTGTCTATTCCTATACTTTTGCCTCCCTTGGCGAAGGCATGGCCTTTCTCACCGGCTGGTCCCTGCTCCTCGGCTACACGGTCACAGGCAGTGCCGTTGCCGTCGGCTTTTCCGGCTACCTGGCGGGCATCCTCAAATCGTACGGCTATATCATCCCGGAAGTTCTCTTAAAGACCCCGGCTGAAGGAGGCATCATCAATCTTCCGGCAGTCATCATTATCCTCCTGCTGGCCTTGGTCCTGATCCGCGGGACAGAACAGAGTGCTAAACTGAATACGGCCCTGGTCTTCATCACCCTGGCCGCCATCATCTCCTTCATCTGCATCGCCACACCTCATGTGGAAATGGCCAACTTCAACCCCTTCGCACCCTTCGGCGTCCAGGGTATCCTGAGCGGTACGGCCATTGTCTTCTTCTCGTACATGGGCTTCGACGCCGTCGCCACATCGGCTGAAGAATGTAAGAAACCGGAACGCGACCTGCCGATTGGCATCATTCTTTCTGTCTTCATCTGTATGTGCCTCTACGTCGCCATGGCCCTCTCCCTGACCGGTGCCATCAACTATACGGACCTGAATACGCCGGAACCGGTCGCCCATGCCCTGCGTATCCTCCACTGGCCGGGCGTGGCCAATCTCGTCGCCGTCGGCGCCATTGCCGGCATCATCACGACGCTCATCGTCTATCTCTTCGGTCAGGCGCGCATCTTCTTCGCCGTCTCCCGCGACGGTCTCCTGCCGGCAAGCATCGGCAAGATCCATCCGAAATACCATACGCCATACCTGGTCACGATCATCGGCTCCGTAACGATTGCCATCATCGCCGGCTTCGTACCGCTGATGCACATCGTCGAACTGTCGAATACAGGTGTCCTCGCCGTCTTCCTCCTGAACTTCATCAGTCTCTGGCACATGCGCCGCAAACACCCGGAAGCACCGCGCAAATTCCACTGCCCCTGTCTCCCTGTCGTCGCCGTCGTCGGCGTCATCGTCTGCGGCTACCTGATTTACGCCCTCTCCACCCTGACCCATCTCCTCTTCTTAGGCTGGATGGTCCTGGGCCTCATCATCTACTTCGCCTACAGCAGCAAGCACAGCATGAGCAGTAAAGAGCAGTAAAGTGAATTAAAGGGATTGTCGCACGAAGGTTTTTGCCATCATGCACAATCCCTTTTTCACGTCGTTTGCCGTGGGTCGTGATTCGTTTGCCGTGAAGGTTTAAAATTTATGGGAAACTTCGTCAAACGAACCACGCCAAACGAACCACAAAAGGGGCTAGTCGCTTAATGCGACAGCCCCTTTTTTCTTATCTCTTAATCCC containing:
- the rpmG gene encoding 50S ribosomal protein L33, with the translated sequence MRTAITLACTECKQRNYRTNKNKKNNPDRLELKKYCPFCKKETLHKETK
- a CDS encoding nucleotidyltransferase substrate binding protein, giving the protein MDWQRDFQEHIQLLQQAEEADLTNPFICHGIVHLFQEAFDLGLMAFREALKRDGRLAAMGSAKELIAAAYEQYLFVDEDIWLAMLRDRHGSQDAIEAQVGRILGPYQDALAALYDSDAAAPR
- a CDS encoding aspartate ammonia-lyase translates to MRTEHDFLGEMNVSDNVYYGVQTMRAMENFHITGEHLDPDFIQAMAIVKKAAALANMETGRLDKKIGNALVQAASEIIDGQWLDQFPVDPIQGGAGTSVNMNMNEVLCNRALEIMGKEKGRYDLISPNNHANMAQSTNDVFPTSIKVCLSMKGKKLTAALKELETELDVKADEFKDVIKMGRTHLQDAVPITLGQEMGAYASAVARGRKRISRSLEGVHVINMGGTAVGTGLNAEPAYIKAVAAKLSMLTGDIYVTARNLIDMTNNTDIFAEVSGNMKATALMLIKMANDFRLMASGPRCGLNELKLPARQPGSSIMPGKVNPVMAEVLDQTCYQIIGNDMAISLGVENGQFELNVMEPVMAFNLFHSMQYLTNAVHAFVKYLLKGVKANKEACQSWVDHSVGIVTALLPHIGYERSSMLAKEAYATGRPIREIILEHGYLTKEQIDIILSPQEMTQPGIAGKEVLEETYLAQQKISG
- a CDS encoding ferredoxin, which gives rise to MKYKVNDTCIACGLCVNTCPEVFRMNDDTGMAEAYAESTEANNDAAQEAMNSCPAGAIEEA
- a CDS encoding iron-containing alcohol dehydrogenase; amino-acid sequence: MSFQMFVPTKALFGAGQLNHLHEQDFPGKKALLVISNGKSTKVNGYLDRTEKELHTAGVETVLFDQVEANPLKSTVMRGGAMAREHQCDFIVALGGGSCIDAAKGIAVVATNDGDLWDYITQGTGKGKPIAIKPLPIVAITTTAGTGSETDAGGVITNEDTNEKTPVKGPSLFPVLAIIDPELMATVPPKFTAYQGFDALFHNIEGYLANKANLMSEMVALEAISQISAYLPTAVQNGIDMKARERVAFGNYLGGLEMCLSSNMSEHSLEHALSAYHQALPHGAGLIMISLAYFSHMIDIHVCDDRFIILARHMGRPDAAKPEDFLDALKELQEKCGVANLKMSDYGISPDEFHKMAHNAKTAMAGLFMADRMPMSEDDCVAIYQASYR
- a CDS encoding heavy-metal-associated domain-containing protein; its protein translation is MGFFSNLFHHDDVSGTKKYVSISGMVCQNCVNHATQALEAVPGVKKAKVNLMRGEAEVIVDDSVKDEDLLKAVVNAGYAATDISLHPKK
- a CDS encoding amino acid permease produces the protein MSFFHTKSVAQLHADSENSNLNKDLGVMDLTFLGVGGIIGAGIFVLTGIAAAKYAGPAISISFALAGLLCILVGLAYSEFASMIPSSGSVYSYTFASLGEGMAFLTGWSLLLGYTVTGSAVAVGFSGYLAGILKSYGYIIPEVLLKTPAEGGIINLPAVIIILLLALVLIRGTEQSAKLNTALVFITLAAIISFICIATPHVEMANFNPFAPFGVQGILSGTAIVFFSYMGFDAVATSAEECKKPERDLPIGIILSVFICMCLYVAMALSLTGAINYTDLNTPEPVAHALRILHWPGVANLVAVGAIAGIITTLIVYLFGQARIFFAVSRDGLLPASIGKIHPKYHTPYLVTIIGSVTIAIIAGFVPLMHIVELSNTGVLAVFLLNFISLWHMRRKHPEAPRKFHCPCLPVVAVVGVIVCGYLIYALSTLTHLLFLGWMVLGLIIYFAYSSKHSMSSKEQ